The DNA window CGCTATCGCGCCATGGGCGCTGGCGCCGTTGTGCTCAACGTCAAGACCGGCGAAGTGGTGGCGATGGCCTCGGTGCCGGATTTTGATCCGAACAATCCTTACAATGCACAGGACAAGGACCGGCTGAATCGGATGTCGGCGGGTCTCTATGAGATGGGCTCGACCTTCAAGAGCTTCACCTCAGCCATGGCGCTCGATTCCGGCAAGGCGACGATGGCGAGCCGCTTCGATGCTTCGCATCCAATCCGGGTCGGCCATCAGGCCATTCACGACTTCCACGGCAAGAACCGTGTGCTGTCGTTGCCGGAGGTGTTCCTCTATTCGTCCAACATCGGGTCTGCCAGGGAGGCCGAGATGGTCGGCATCGCGGGGCACCGCGAATTCCTGCATCGCCTTGGAATTTTGGACAAGATGCAGACCGAGCTGCCGGAAGTCGCCCGCCCGACTGAACCAAAGGTCTGGAAACAGGTCAATTCGTTCACCATCGCCTTCGGCCATGGCGTGTCGACGACGCCGCTGCAAGCGGCGGTCGGCTGCGCGGCGCTGATGAATGGCGGCTTCCTGATGAATCCTACCTTCCTGGTCCGCTCACAGGAAGAAGCGATGGCCATGGCCAAGAAAGTGGTCAGCGACAAGACCGTCGAGGGCATGCGCTACCTTTATTCGCTCAACGCCGAGAAGGGCTCGGCCAGAAACGCCAGAGTCCCCGGCTACCGCGTTGGCGGCAAGACCGGAACAGCCGAGAAGGTTATCAACGGCCGCTACTCGAAGGAGTTGAATTTCAATACCTTCGTCGCCGCCTTCCCGATGGACGATCCGCAATACCTCGTGTTTACGATTGCCGATGCCCCGCACCCGGAAAAGCCTGGCATGACAGACGTCGCGGCCTCGAATGCGGGGGTTATGGCGGGAAACATCATCAGACGT is part of the Mesorhizobium loti genome and encodes:
- a CDS encoding penicillin-binding protein 2, giving the protein MIGKLLKRRARTSEDGSIVVEGARKATGGKGRTRIVMTMAVFFGIFSTISGRLVYLGFQTPDMSGGPQSRVTASRPDIVDRNGEVLATDIKTASLFAEPRRIVDADEAIEKLSTVLPDIDYEQTYHKLKSGAGFVWLQRQLTPKQQSDIMQLGIPGFGFRTEKRRFYPSGETSSYIVGLTNIDNQGISGMEKYVDEQGLSDLQASGLAVAKDLKPVKLSIDLRVQHVVRDEIAAGLERYRAMGAGAVVLNVKTGEVVAMASVPDFDPNNPYNAQDKDRLNRMSAGLYEMGSTFKSFTSAMALDSGKATMASRFDASHPIRVGHQAIHDFHGKNRVLSLPEVFLYSSNIGSAREAEMVGIAGHREFLHRLGILDKMQTELPEVARPTEPKVWKQVNSFTIAFGHGVSTTPLQAAVGCAALMNGGFLMNPTFLVRSQEEAMAMAKKVVSDKTVEGMRYLYSLNAEKGSARNARVPGYRVGGKTGTAEKVINGRYSKELNFNTFVAAFPMDDPQYLVFTIADAPHPEKPGMTDVAASNAGVMAGNIIRRAAAMLGVKPDFSHENGATLVSYQ